Proteins encoded by one window of Paenibacillus urinalis:
- the phnE gene encoding phosphonate ABC transporter, permease protein PhnE: MNAAQMQSARKMKRTQTILFVIVLLALIIWSSIGAEFTLGALFTGVGESFRFIFFDFLPPDFSSLSQLVEPALQTLYMSVVAMVIGSIVAGLLSFLAAATTSPHPYLQVFVRAATSLFRNIPVIIWTILLVAAFGLGAVVGTMSLILISIGMLTRSFAEVLEEIDMRQVEAVRASGGSYFQVLSQAVIPQFLPGFIGWTLYNFEINVRASTIVGMVGGGGLGFILQSKLKLFQYQEASMAVLLVLVIVLVVETITNRVRERII; encoded by the coding sequence ATGAATGCGGCACAAATGCAATCTGCCCGTAAAATGAAACGCACTCAAACAATTCTGTTTGTCATCGTGCTGCTTGCCCTCATCATCTGGTCCTCCATCGGTGCTGAGTTTACTCTCGGAGCTCTGTTTACAGGCGTTGGTGAGAGCTTCCGATTTATCTTTTTCGACTTTCTGCCGCCGGACTTCTCTTCCCTGTCCCAGCTCGTAGAGCCTGCTCTGCAGACGTTATATATGAGTGTCGTTGCGATGGTAATCGGCTCTATTGTTGCTGGACTATTGTCCTTCCTGGCTGCGGCGACAACGAGCCCGCACCCTTACCTGCAGGTATTCGTTCGGGCGGCAACGTCGCTCTTCCGGAATATCCCGGTCATTATTTGGACGATCCTGCTTGTTGCTGCATTCGGACTCGGTGCGGTCGTAGGAACGATGTCCCTCATTCTGATCTCAATCGGAATGCTGACCCGCTCTTTTGCCGAGGTGCTTGAAGAAATTGATATGAGACAGGTTGAGGCCGTCCGCGCATCGGGCGGAAGTTATTTTCAAGTGCTGTCTCAAGCCGTCATTCCACAGTTTCTGCCTGGTTTTATCGGCTGGACCTTGTACAACTTTGAAATTAACGTTCGCGCCTCCACGATCGTCGGTATGGTGGGCGGCGGCGGTCTCGGATTTATTTTGCAATCCAAATTGAAATTGTTTCAGTACCAGGAAGCCAGCATGGCCGTTCTGCTCGTGCTCGTCATCGTCCTTGTCGTTGAAACGATTACCAATCGCGTAAGGGAGCGGATCATATGA